Proteins from one Alphaproteobacteria bacterium genomic window:
- a CDS encoding DUF2461 domain-containing protein, protein MTGAFIHFSPIFFAFLEELAVNNNRDWFANNKVRYQDEVVSPMVAFIATMAPRLRKISLHFVADPRANGGSMFRIYRDVRFSKDRRPYKEHASCHFRHEIRTRDVHTPGYYVHLAPNDVRIGGGIWLPPGAALGAIRNAIDEDRSGWKRVVTNKRLNETFGGIGGDGLVRPPRGYDADHPHIEDLKRKTFFAMRRVDRKIALTPGFLNEVTDTFHAATPLMKFLTKALGQAF, encoded by the coding sequence ATGACAGGTGCATTCATCCATTTTTCGCCAATCTTTTTCGCTTTCTTGGAGGAGTTGGCAGTGAACAATAACCGCGACTGGTTTGCCAACAACAAGGTGCGCTACCAGGATGAGGTGGTGAGCCCCATGGTCGCCTTCATCGCGACCATGGCGCCCAGACTACGCAAGATCTCGCTGCATTTTGTGGCCGATCCGCGCGCCAATGGTGGCTCAATGTTTCGCATATATCGCGATGTGCGTTTCTCGAAAGACAGGCGCCCATACAAGGAGCATGCCTCGTGCCACTTCCGCCACGAGATCCGCACCCGGGACGTCCATACGCCGGGCTACTATGTGCACCTAGCCCCCAACGACGTGCGCATCGGCGGTGGCATTTGGCTGCCGCCCGGTGCGGCCCTTGGCGCCATCCGCAACGCCATCGACGAGGACCGCTCTGGCTGGAAGCGGGTAGTCACCAACAAGCGCTTAAATGAGACCTTTGGCGGCATCGGCGGAGATGGCCTCGTGCGCCCGCCCCGCGGCTACGACGCCGACCACCCCCATATTGAAGATCTCAAGCGCAAGACCTTTTTTGCTATGCGCCGCGTAGACAGAAAGATCGCGCTCACGCCCGGCTTCCTTAACGAAGTGACTGACACCTTCCATGCTGCGACGCCGCTGATGAAGTTTCTTACGAAAGCTTTGGGGCAGGCGTTCTAA
- a CDS encoding HAD-IIIA family hydrolase, with translation MIIETGLWAEPLAKPNPLPIPALFVDRDGVLIEDSGYLGDPAGVKMIEGAAHTLAACNAASVPVVMVTNQSGIGRGYYNWADFAAVQARMRALLETNGAHIDGVYACAYHAEGQADFAIATHSWRKPGDGMLRAAAAALSLDLTHSWIIGDHAKDMAAGRAAGLAGGVHVLSGHGQAERAAALAVSGKAYPVETVATIADCLSLAERLAI, from the coding sequence GTGATCATCGAGACCGGCCTCTGGGCCGAGCCGCTTGCAAAGCCGAACCCCCTCCCCATTCCCGCGCTGTTTGTCGACCGAGATGGGGTTCTGATCGAAGATTCCGGATATCTCGGCGACCCCGCAGGCGTGAAAATGATTGAGGGTGCAGCACACACCCTCGCCGCCTGCAATGCGGCCAGCGTGCCGGTGGTGATGGTAACAAATCAATCCGGTATCGGGCGCGGCTACTACAACTGGGCTGATTTTGCTGCGGTCCAAGCCCGCATGCGGGCGCTGTTGGAGACGAACGGAGCCCACATCGATGGCGTCTATGCCTGCGCTTATCACGCCGAGGGCCAAGCGGACTTTGCCATCGCCACCCACTCCTGGCGCAAGCCTGGTGACGGCATGCTGCGCGCCGCGGCAGCCGCCCTCAGCCTCGACCTGACGCACTCCTGGATCATCGGCGATCACGCCAAGGACATGGCGGCCGGCCGGGCAGCCGGCCTCGCCGGCGGTGTCCACGTGCTAAGCGGCCACGGTCAGGCCGAGCGCGCCGCCGCGCTGGCAGTGTCCGGCAAAGCGTATCCGGTAGAAACGGTGGCGACGATCGCCGATTGCCTTTCGCTTGCCGAGCGGCTGGCGATCTAG
- a CDS encoding GDP-L-fucose synthase, protein MGARLAARNKERTVTFDLAGKRVWVAGHRGMVGSALLRRLANEDCEVLTVGRERVDLRCQADVEAWMVEVRPDAVLVAAATVGGIYANSTRPAEFLYDNLALETNIIEAARHSGVAKLLFLGSSCIYPRDADQPMAESALLSGPLEPTNEWYAIAKIAGLKLCDAYRRQYGCDFISAQPTNLYGINDNFDLRQSHALPALLRKVHEAKARGKPNFEVWGTGTPKREFLYVDDLADALVHLMKVYSDEGPVNVGTGEEVTIRELAERVAETVGFDGDLVFLADKPDGTPRKLVDNSLLASLGWHAETDLAEGLRKTYAWYLESVAPGLMAAK, encoded by the coding sequence TTGGGTGCTAGACTCGCCGCAAGAAACAAGGAGCGGACAGTGACGTTCGACCTAGCGGGTAAGCGGGTTTGGGTGGCGGGCCACCGGGGCATGGTGGGTTCGGCACTGTTGCGCCGGCTGGCGAACGAGGATTGCGAGGTGCTGACCGTTGGGCGCGAGCGCGTAGATCTTCGCTGCCAGGCGGATGTCGAGGCCTGGATGGTCGAGGTGCGGCCCGATGCAGTGTTAGTGGCTGCGGCAACCGTCGGCGGCATTTATGCCAACTCAACGCGGCCAGCAGAGTTCCTATATGACAATCTGGCGCTGGAAACCAATATCATCGAAGCGGCGAGGCACAGCGGGGTTGCTAAGTTGCTGTTCCTTGGCTCAAGCTGTATCTATCCGCGTGATGCCGACCAGCCCATGGCTGAGAGTGCTCTGCTCAGCGGCCCACTCGAGCCGACAAACGAATGGTACGCTATCGCCAAGATCGCTGGACTCAAGCTTTGCGATGCTTATCGTCGGCAATATGGCTGCGATTTCATCTCTGCCCAGCCGACTAACCTCTATGGCATTAACGACAATTTTGACCTTCGGCAAAGTCATGCGCTGCCAGCACTGCTGCGAAAGGTGCACGAGGCCAAGGCCCGCGGCAAGCCAAACTTCGAGGTCTGGGGTACGGGCACGCCGAAGCGCGAATTTCTCTATGTGGACGATCTCGCTGATGCCCTGGTGCACCTGATGAAAGTCTATTCCGACGAAGGTCCCGTCAATGTCGGCACGGGCGAGGAAGTTACCATCCGCGAACTTGCCGAGCGGGTGGCGGAAACTGTCGGCTTCGATGGTGATCTCGTCTTCCTTGCGGATAAACCCGACGGCACGCCGCGCAAGCTGGTCGACAACAGCTTGCTAGCCTCGCTTGGCTGGCACGCCGAGACCGACCTGGCGGAGGGCCTACGCAAGACCTATGCCTGGTATCTGGAGAGCGTGGCACCAGGCCTGATGGCGGCGAAGTGA
- a CDS encoding aspartate aminotransferase family protein → MSDIATEAEAPALATPNTLDALWKPFTANREFKQAPRLFVGAEGVYYETSDGRRILDGTSGLWCVNAGHGRREISEAIHAQSERMDYAPAFQMGHPLEFELASHVAALLPGDLDHVFFTNSGSEAVDTALKIALAYHQANGEPARTILIGRERGYHGVGFGGMSVGGIGANRRQFRNQLGQVDHLPHTHAPEHNTFCRGQPKWGAHLADNLESLVQLHGGDRIAAVIVEPMSGSTGVLVPPVRYLERLREICDHHGILLIFDEVITGFGRLGAAFACEHFDVIPDIATIAKGLTNAAVPMGAAVMRKGIHDALLANAEQAIELFHGYTYSGHPLACAAGLATLDIYRREELFDRAAALAPYWEEAVHSLADRCNVIDIRNIGLVAGIEVESRPGAVGARAFDAFLDCLDNGLLVRTTQDTVALSPPLIVERAHIDTIANVLGDALDAAA, encoded by the coding sequence ATGAGCGATATTGCGACTGAAGCTGAGGCTCCCGCCTTGGCCACGCCCAATACCCTTGACGCACTGTGGAAGCCGTTTACGGCCAATCGGGAGTTCAAGCAGGCGCCGCGATTATTCGTCGGCGCCGAAGGCGTGTACTATGAGACCAGCGACGGCCGCCGTATTCTTGACGGCACTTCGGGCCTTTGGTGCGTCAATGCCGGACATGGCCGGCGCGAGATCAGCGAGGCGATCCATGCCCAGAGCGAGCGCATGGACTACGCGCCCGCCTTCCAAATGGGGCATCCGCTGGAATTCGAGCTTGCCTCGCACGTCGCTGCGCTGCTCCCCGGCGATCTTGACCACGTCTTCTTTACCAATTCGGGCTCGGAAGCGGTCGATACAGCTCTCAAGATCGCGCTCGCCTACCACCAGGCTAATGGCGAACCCGCCCGCACCATACTGATCGGACGCGAGCGCGGCTATCACGGCGTCGGCTTCGGCGGCATGTCCGTTGGCGGCATTGGGGCCAACCGGCGCCAGTTCCGCAACCAGCTTGGCCAAGTCGATCATCTGCCCCACACCCATGCGCCCGAGCACAATACATTCTGTCGCGGTCAGCCAAAATGGGGCGCGCATCTCGCCGACAACCTGGAAAGCTTGGTGCAATTGCACGGTGGCGATCGCATCGCGGCGGTGATAGTTGAGCCCATGTCGGGTTCGACCGGCGTCCTGGTGCCGCCGGTCCGCTATCTGGAGCGGTTGCGTGAGATTTGTGATCATCACGGCATATTATTGATCTTTGACGAGGTGATAACCGGCTTCGGCCGCCTCGGTGCCGCCTTCGCCTGCGAGCATTTTGATGTGATTCCAGACATCGCGACTATCGCCAAAGGGCTCACCAATGCGGCCGTGCCGATGGGCGCGGCGGTAATGCGCAAGGGCATTCACGATGCGCTGCTGGCCAATGCGGAACAGGCCATCGAGCTGTTCCACGGCTATACCTATTCTGGCCACCCGCTGGCTTGCGCGGCAGGTCTCGCCACGCTCGATATCTATCGCCGGGAGGAACTCTTCGACCGGGCAGCGGCGCTCGCTCCCTATTGGGAGGAAGCGGTACATTCTCTGGCTGACCGATGCAACGTCATCGATATTCGCAATATTGGGTTGGTCGCTGGCATCGAGGTTGAATCGCGTCCCGGCGCCGTGGGCGCGCGTGCTTTCGATGCCTTCCTCGATTGTCTCGACAATGGGCTCTTGGTGCGCACCACGCAAGACACCGTGGCGCTGTCGCCGCCGTTGATTGTCGAGCGTGCGCACATCGACACCATCGCTAACGTGCTTGGCGACGCGCTAGACGCCGCGGCATGA